A stretch of the Alnus glutinosa chromosome 6, dhAlnGlut1.1, whole genome shotgun sequence genome encodes the following:
- the LOC133870284 gene encoding zinc finger BED domain-containing protein RICESLEEPER 2-like, producing the protein MVKYVKESPHRLAQFKSCAERKTIACNASLTLDVPTRWNSTYTMLEVAVKYERAFDLMIDEDSNFVTYLCDDGPGKRGVGLPNDDDWANVQHFIKFLKVFYDVTMQISASSYTTTNIYFKTLQKVYNCLIAYCGSDDDKLSDMAFKMKLKYDKYWGDFDKINPLLFIASVLDPRYKMEVLEFWFLSNIGEAKTDRIVSKLKNILEQLYSHYAMHDGESGPSGARMSNEGWISSTSTSLGVGLGSGTSSDPQLNKDALKDFHTFRARRNLMLARTEIEKYYVEGVEIPSDTFDILMWWNVNSAKYPVLSRIARDVLAIPLTTVASESAFSTGGRVIDCYRSSLAPKTVEALICTQNWLRSTWSEHNEQNKDLLLQLFPSIEDEESYKLDSEILSNSVTLDDE; encoded by the exons ATGGTGAAGTATGTGAAGGAATCCCCTCATAGATTGGCCCAATTCAAGTCTTGTGcggaaagaaaaacaattgcaTGTAATGCTTCCTTGACCCTTGATGTTCCCACTAGATGGAACTCCACTTATACCATGTTAGAGGTGGCGGTGAAATATGAAAGGGCCTTTGATCTAATGATAGACGAAGATTCAAATTTTGTAACATATTTGTGTGATGATGGGCCAGGGAAAAGGGGGGTGGGGCTTCCAAATGATGATGATTGGGCTAATGTTCAacactttataaaatttttgaaagtgttttatGATGTGACTATGCAAATATCGGCTTCCTCGTACACAACTACCAACATATATTTCAAAACACTGCAGAAAGTTTATAATTGTTTGATTGCGTATTGTGGTAGTGATGATGATAAGTTGAGTGACATGGCTTTCAAAATGAAACTGAAATATGATAAGTATTGGGGAGATTTTGATAAAATTAATCCATTGTTGTTCATTGCTTCTGTGCTTGATCCTCGTTACAAGATGGAAGTATTGGAGTTTTGGTTCTTGAGTAATATAGGGGAAGCAAAAACAGACCGAATTGTCTCCAAGTTGAAGAATATTTTGGAACAATTATATAGTCACTATGCTATGCATGATGGAGAAAGTGGGCCTAGTGGGGCAAGAATGTCAAATGAAGGTTGGATTTCCTCAACTTCAACCTCATTGGGTGTGGGACTGGGTAGTGGTACTTCTTCTGATCCTCAATTGAATAAAGATGCTTTGAAGGACTTCCATACATTTCGGGCAAGGAGAAATTTGATGCTAGCTCGGACAgagatagaaaaatattatgtgGAGGGTGTTGAGATACCAAGTGATACATTTGATATCTTAATGTGGTGGAATGTAAACTCAGCAAAGTATCCAGTTCTTTCCCGGATTGCGCGAGATGTCTTAGCTATTCCACTTACCACCGTTGCTTCTGAGTCTGCATTTAGCACTGGAGGTCGCGTCATAGATTGTTATCGGAGTTCTTTAGCTCCAAAAACAGTGGAGGCTCTTATATGTACTCAGAATTGGTTGAGATCTACTTGGAGTGAGCATAACGAGCAAAACAAGGACTTGCTTTTGCAGCTTTTTCCTAGtattgaagatgaagagagctACAAGCTTGACTCAG AAATTTTGTCTAATTCCGTCACACTTGACGACGAGTAA